Proteins from a genomic interval of Neodiprion lecontei isolate iyNeoLeco1 chromosome 2, iyNeoLeco1.1, whole genome shotgun sequence:
- the LOC107221224 gene encoding calcium and integrin-binding protein 1: protein MGIGKSQFSEEELQDYQDLTYFTKKEVMFAHQKFKALAPEKVGHNRNAKLPMAKILQYPELRVNPFGDRICKVFSSSQDGDCTFEDFLDMMSVFSDAAPKAVKAEHAFRIFDFDGDDMLGVGDLRQVVDRLTTPQRLNEADMQQLLQCLLEEADLDDDGALSFAEFEHIIEKSSDFSKSFRIRL from the exons ATGGGCATCGGAAAGAGTCAATTCAGTGAGGAGGAACTCCAGGATTATCAG GACTTGACTTACTTCACGAAGAAGGAGGTGATGTT TGCCCACCAGAAATTCAAGGCACTTGCTCCCGAGAAAGTTGGCCACAACCGAAATGCTAAACTTCCCATGGCAAAGATATTACAGTATCCTGAGCTGAGAGTCAATCCATTTGGAGACCGAATCTGCAAAGTATTTAGCTCCAGCCAAGATGGAGATTGTACCTTTGAAGACTTTCTTGATATGATGTCTGTGTTCAGCGATGCTGCCCCTAAAGCTGTAAAAGCTGAGCATGCATTTCGAATATTTG ATTTTGACGGAGATGATATGCTGGGTGTTGGCGATCTTAGGCAAGTTGTGGATAGACTGACCACCCCTCAGCGGTTGAACGAAGCTGATATGCAGCAACTTTTGCAATGCTTGCTAGAAGAAGCTGACTTGGACGATGACGGAGCATTGAGCTTCGCTGAGTTTGAgcatattattgaaaaaagtagTGATTTCTCAAA GTCATTTCGCATACGTTTATAA
- the LOC107221225 gene encoding oligosaccharyltransferase complex subunit ostc — MENIYRVPFIVLQVPNLKIKKPSWFVKPSSMVMFALILFSYFLVTGGIIYDVIVEPPSVGSTTDEHGHSRPVAFMPYRVNGQYIMEGLASSFLFTLGGLGFIVLDQTHSPSTPKLNRILLISVGFISIIVSFFTCWIFMRMKLPGYLQS, encoded by the exons ATGGAGAATATATATCGAGTACCATTTATCGTCCTACAAGTTcctaatttaaaaataaaaaaaccatCTTGGTTTGTGAAACCGAGTTCTATGGTTATGTTCGCACTGATCCTCTTCTCGTACTTCCTCGTCACCGGAG GAATTATATACGACGTCATCGTGGAACCTCCAAGTGTCGGCTCAACAACAGATGAGCATGGGCACTCTCGTccg GTTGCATTCATGCCATACCGTGTCAATGGTCAATATATAATGGAGGGGTTAGCTTCCAGCTTTCTGTTTACTCTTGGAGGATTAGGATTTATTGTCTTGGACCAGACGCACAGTCCGTCAACCCCAAAGCTCAACAGAATTCTTTTGATCAGCGTAGGATTCATATCAAtcatcgtttcatttttcacttgttGGATATTTATGCGCATGAAGTTACC agGATACCTTCAATCATAA
- the LOC107221231 gene encoding uncharacterized protein LOC107221231, producing the protein MPDKSVRSNVRSRIKNFASEAPFFCKVIELILCVIAVGLIVDPFNNLQMKPDVNHAGLIHVSMCGYILINAIIILCYLLGERQPKRMSIIFAVVGAILCCASGVVLIYDWSKLQQDMIYKYWDQYSNQVVASGVFALLASVVFLIEAFVTRKSE; encoded by the exons atgcCGGACAAAAGTGTCAGATCCAATGTGAGGTcacggataaaaaatttcgctagCGAGGCGCCGTTTTTCTGCAAAGTAATCGAACTC ATCCTCTGCGTCATAGCGGTAGGATTGATAGTGGATCCATTCAACAATCTCCAAATGAAGCCGGATGTGAACCACGCTGGACTCATTCATGTTTCGATGTGCGGTTACATTTTGATAAACGCAATCATCATTCTGTGCTATCTGCTCGGTGAACGTCAGCCAAAGAGGATG TCGATTATATTTGCCGTGGTGGGCGCGATTCTCTGCTGCGCTTCCGGCGTCGTGCTCATCTACGACTGGAGTAAATTGCAGCAGGACATGATATACAAATACTGGGATCAATACTCTAATCAGGTGGTCGCCAGCGGGGTCTTCGCGTTACTGGCATCGGTCGTGTTTCTTATCGAGGCGTTCGTAACGAGAAAAAGCGAGTAA
- the LOC107221230 gene encoding uncharacterized protein LOC107221230 isoform X1 translates to MKPTLSCIYSILLLTSMVSSALLFLIVASEGTKGAQDTYGSRNKGSSGASANITINDSGGENDHDSHVTFPSRIGAQKETQTNIDDVKNIVRETADAVPHPNPTINGEKTAKELLELELFGDVLSLQPNLSQGIPEADQAVVLTLVDTAAAELQSLTEPRISLDKLGNKSVVSNLSLALSNSARVSEPTELSSPSELLTSTNLKADKSLETSQNLTTDREEQPVEHENKLTGQQTVSDENDTLEVVIVRADQSSGKGGEEEVIVSAEELLGTEDRIENTSELPENEARVRLTEGSAEDASVMLDVLVTATGTDPHEDIPSFSEWAQKRLEEAEKKKTHPNASSQNPGGPGGRGIGSTKVRSKNYASPDCGAKIVAVNPEAGSASSVLSSSRDEYMLNTCTSRVWFVVELCEAIQAEKIELANFELFSSSPRDFSVFVGDRFPTRDWSVVGQFAAKDERDIQSFALHPRLFGKFIKVELHSHYGSEHFCPVSLFRAYGTSEFEVLETENQIQESLGAEDDETEEEEEMLDINTGDSPRNLFGSARDAVLSIVKKAAEVLVKSGNTVNNNTQIRASIENTILQNSLVAACMTPRYTILCSNCTETMFAKVFQLVSCNDQYLDLLLHINFINKTLHQSDICHLHGIRIKEVKESDDLKSTKNEPAARFVTSLFPLQYPVALCNVLADRESRVIVNTSYYVTGNNSEGAAALEDALIVPPQGMLPSCESSSSSVSPQSSFCVSDTSSPACKTAATFEQQGPGIEFSTSVPNDVAPTTENLGSLIRPTKTITKDDGLKKEPASSPLLEPSQKAIEESVIFEPPMTASIDPNHQATTADKISEDPGIQGTAFATAPHITAATSVPETNTESGDISGDTESGEAILSETETETEAERDHEMKISPQDQLSLDTLLSDLKDLDADSVALQNNPAAPSATLSQPIPTPQQKESVFLRLSNRIKTLERNMSLSGQYLEELSKRYKKQVEEMQRTLERAIAAMSEESHRAEERETKKQGEITDLKEQVSTLTRSLNTLLSDRDSWRSKFSMIGQHLVLICVEIVIVLMVLSYCRRNGDLDEDVETSTESQVRRRKSVGGTNECVTTRKTKKRRPSEIASHVSGTYHELMIEDSAVSNDVRRKEKRRKRKRDSISKGSVVTVSNFPMIKPIRKENLNTIPGGTNLPSRRASSSDATKLPGKENFETDDVQQRPDSAPETSLGWFSEQIQPEKTSGSLVTGCTVSVTSTETPRSAQRVHDPHNHGIEGIIQSRSRFEIMKRKSNSQKDPEQKILLPGKPEGILKNRRIPAPAFMKTALESRSKRLSNKKNLLMEPTSQLKSDNWEWYSKNSGSRSSQEDRESSILSATVQDGDERMNGFLVNNGKYEDSDDLGSICRTPSSGSIKEKKTYGIKKMVKKLF, encoded by the exons ATGAAGCCAACGCTTTCATGTATTTATTCTATTCTGCTTCTCACGTCCATGGTATCCAG CGCACTTTTGTTCCTAATCGTCGCTTCCGAAGGGACAAAAGGAGCACAGGATACCTATGGCAGTCGCAATAAGGGAAGTTCCGGAGCTTCGGCTAATATAACAATTAACGACAGTGGCGGAGAAAATGATCATGACTCACATGTTACATTCCCAAGTCGAATTGGAGCTCAGAAGGAAACACAAACAAACATCgatgatgtgaaaaatattgtg AGAGAAACGGCAGATGCAGTGCCTCACCCTAACCCAACAATAAATGGTGAAAAAACAGCAAAGGAGCTTCTCGAGCTAGAACTATTCGGCGATGTTTTGTCTCTGCAACCAAATCTATCTCAAGG CATTCCCGAAGCTGACCAGGCGGTGGTCCTCACATTGGTGGATACCGCAGCCGCCGAACTTCAGAGTTTAACCGAACCAAGGATATCGTTGGATAAATTGGGAAATAAATCAGTTGTCAGCAACCTGAGCCTCGCACTGAGCAACTCTGCGAGAGTATCGGAACCAACGGAGCTATCGTCACCGTCGGAACTTCTGACATCGACGAATTTGAAAGCAGATAAAAGCTTGGAAACATCGCAGAACCTGACCACGGATCGAGAAGAGCAACCGGTAGAACACGAAAACAAACTTACGGGTCAACAGACTGTCTCCGATGAGAACGACACTCTCGAAGTGGTGATCGTAAGGGCGGATCAAAGCAGCGGCAAGGGCGGGGAAGAAGAGGTGATAGTATCTGCTGAAGAATTACTAGGTACAGAAGACAGAATTGAGAACACCTCGGAGCTTCCGGAAAATGAGGCCAGGGTGAGACTGACTGAAGGCTCTGCAGAGGACGCAAGTGTTATGCTCGATGTTTTGGTTACCGCAACGGGGACGGATCCTCACGAAGATATACCATCGTTCAGCGAATGGGCACAGAAGAGACTCGAGGAAgccgagaagaaaaaaa cGCACCCTAACGCGTCTTCCCAAAATCCTGGAGGTCCTGGAGGACGAGGAATAGGAAGCACTAAAGTCAGATCCAAAAACTACGCGTCGCCGGATTGTGGAGCAAAAATCGTAGCAGTTAATCCAGAGGCAGGCAGTGCAAGCAGCGTTTTGAGTTCATCGAGGGATGAATACATGCTCAACACCTGCACATCTCGTGTATGGTTTGTAGTTGAGCTCTGTGAAGCTATACAGGCAGAGAAAATTGAGCTGGCTAACTTTGAACTGTTCAGTTCTTCACCCCGAGATTTTTCGGTGTTTGTTGGAGACCGTTTTCCGACCAGAGACTGGAGCGTGGTCGGTCAATTTGCAGCAAAAGATGAACGCGACATTCAAAGTTTTGCTCTTCATCCTCGACTCTTTGGGAAGTTCATTAAAGTCGAGCTCCACTCCCATTATGGCTCGGAGCACTTCTGCCCTGTTTCCCTCTTTCGAGCCTATGGTACCAGTGAGTTTGAAGTCCTAGAAACTGAGAACCAAATACAAGAGTCCCTCGGGGCTGAGGATGACGAAACtgaggaagaagaggagatGCTGGACATCAACACTGGAGATTCTCCACGAAATTTATTTGGCAGTGCGCGGGATGCGGTCTTAAGCATTGTGAAGAAGGCTGCCGAAGTCCTTGTCAAATCAGGAAATACAGTGAACAATAATACCCAGATTCGAGCTAGCATTGAAAACACCATACTTCAAAATTCGCTCGTTGCAGCATGCATGACGCCACGATACACCATCCTTTGTTCCAATTGCACAGAAACAATGTTCGCTAAAGTCTTCCAACTAGTCAGCTGCAATGATCAGTATCTTGATTTATTGCTGcacattaattttattaacaaAACTCTCCATCAGAGTGACATCTGCCATTTGCATGGCATCCGAATCAAGGAAGTAAAAGAATCTGATGATTTGAAGTCGACGAAAAATGAACCAGCAGCTAGATTCGTTACCTCCTTGTTTCCTCTTCAATATCCAGTTGCTCTATGCAATGTTCTTGCGGACAGAGAGAGCAGAGTTATCGTGAACACCAGCTACTATGTAACTGGCAACAATTCTGAGGGTGCTGCGGCTCTTGAAGATGCTTTAATTGTGCCACCACAAGGAATGCTCCCAAGCTGTGAAAGTTCGTCTTCTTCAGTAAGTCCGCAATCCAGCTTCTGTGTGTCGGATACTAGTTCTCCAGCCTGCAAAACAGCTGCTACATTTGAACAGCAGGGTCCTGGTATTGAATTCTCTACATCAGTGCCAAATGACGTTGCACCTACAACAGAAAACCTCGGTTCACTTATTAGGCCAACTAAAACTATTACTAAGGATGATGGATTAAAGAAGGAACCAGCCTCTTCTCCCTTACTTGAACCCAGCCAAAAAGCCATTGAAGAATCTGTAATTTTTGAACCTCCCATGACTGCTTCTATAGACCCTAATCATCAAGCTACTACTGCTGATAAG ATTTCTGAGGATCCTGGGATTCAAGGAACAGCATTTGCGACAGCCCCTCACATAACAGCTGCAACTTCAGTACCAGAAACGAACACTGAGTCTGGCGATATTTCGGGAGACACAGAATCTGGCGAAGCAATACTTTCAGAAACTGAAACAGAAACTGAGGCTGAGCGCGAtcatgaaatgaaaatatctccACAAGATCAACTCAGTCTGGATACGCTATTATCGGACCTAAAGGACCTCGACGCTGACTCAGTTGCTCTTCAAAACAACCCGGCAGCTCCAAGTGCAACACTATCTCAACCTATTCCAACACCGCAACAAAAGGAATCAGTCTTTTTGAGGTTGTCTAACAGGATAAAG ACCCTGGAGCGGAACATGTCGCTTAGTGGTCAATACCTCGAGGAACTTAGTAAAAGGTATAAGAAACAAGTAGAGGAGATGCAGCGCACATTGGAACGTGCAATTGCAGCGATGAGCGAAGAGTCACACCGTGCCGAGGAGCGAGAAACCAAAAAACAAGGAGAGATAACGGACTTGAAGGAACAAGTTTCAACTTTGACTAGATCTCTTAACACGCTTCTGAGTGATAGGGACAGTTGGCGGAGTAAATTCTCTATGATAGGCCAACACTTAGTCCTGATCTGTGTCGAAATTGTTATTGTTCTTATGGTGTTATCATATTGCCGGAGGAATGGAGACCTCGATGAGGACGTTGAGACGTCTACTGAATCCCAGGTAAGAAGGCGAAAAAGTGTTGGAGGAACTAATGAGTGCGTGACAAcaaggaaaacgaaaaaaagacgTCCAAGCGAGATCGCATCCCACGTATCCGGCACGTATCATGAGCTTATGATCGAAGATTCTGCTGTGTCAAACGACGTCAggaggaaggaaaaaaggcgaaaaagaaaacgggACTCTATCAGCAAAGGTTCAGTTGTAACCGTATCAAATTTTCCAATGATCAAACCCATCCGCAAGGAAAACCTCAACACTATACCTGGTGGTACCAATCTTCCTTCGAGACGCGCTTCATCTTCAGATGCGACGAAATTACCCGGAAAAGAGAATTTTGAGACTGATGATGTTCAGCAGCGGCCGGATTCTGCGCCAGAAACCAGTTTGGGTTGGTTCAGCGAACAAATACAGCCTGAAAAGACTTCCGGATCTTTAGTTACCGGTTGCACGGTTTCTGTTACATCCACGGAAACGCCGAGAAGCGCTCAGCGTGTTCATGATCCGCACAACCACGGAATCGAAGGTATTATACAATCCAGGTCTCGGTTTGAAATCATGAAGCGAAAAAGCAACAGCCAAAAGGATCCTGAGCAAAAGATACTACTACCAGGAAAGCCTGAAGGCATTCTAAAGAATCGGCGAATTCCTGCACCTGCCTTCATGAAGACTGCATTAGAGTCGAGAAGCAAAAGATTgtctaataaaaaaaacttgttaaTGGAACCCACATCGCAACTTAAATCAGATAATTGGGAATGGTACTCAAAGAATTCCGGCAGCAGATCTAGTCAAGAGGATAGAGAATCGTCGATACTATCGGCGACGGTCCAAGATGGGGATGAAAGGATGAATGGGTTCTTGGTGAACAATGGAAAATACGAAGACAGCGATGACTTGGGAAGCATATGCAGGACGCCCAGTTCTGGTTCaataaaggagaaaaaaacataCGGCATTaagaaaatggtaaaaaaacttttctga
- the LOC107221230 gene encoding SUN domain-containing ossification factor isoform X2, with product MAKKSSSPCPMRWAEDSTGQLLHAAVLYLGVVVVLWCFPARLNNRIPEADQAVVLTLVDTAAAELQSLTEPRISLDKLGNKSVVSNLSLALSNSARVSEPTELSSPSELLTSTNLKADKSLETSQNLTTDREEQPVEHENKLTGQQTVSDENDTLEVVIVRADQSSGKGGEEEVIVSAEELLGTEDRIENTSELPENEARVRLTEGSAEDASVMLDVLVTATGTDPHEDIPSFSEWAQKRLEEAEKKKTHPNASSQNPGGPGGRGIGSTKVRSKNYASPDCGAKIVAVNPEAGSASSVLSSSRDEYMLNTCTSRVWFVVELCEAIQAEKIELANFELFSSSPRDFSVFVGDRFPTRDWSVVGQFAAKDERDIQSFALHPRLFGKFIKVELHSHYGSEHFCPVSLFRAYGTSEFEVLETENQIQESLGAEDDETEEEEEMLDINTGDSPRNLFGSARDAVLSIVKKAAEVLVKSGNTVNNNTQIRASIENTILQNSLVAACMTPRYTILCSNCTETMFAKVFQLVSCNDQYLDLLLHINFINKTLHQSDICHLHGIRIKEVKESDDLKSTKNEPAARFVTSLFPLQYPVALCNVLADRESRVIVNTSYYVTGNNSEGAAALEDALIVPPQGMLPSCESSSSSVSPQSSFCVSDTSSPACKTAATFEQQGPGIEFSTSVPNDVAPTTENLGSLIRPTKTITKDDGLKKEPASSPLLEPSQKAIEESVIFEPPMTASIDPNHQATTADKISEDPGIQGTAFATAPHITAATSVPETNTESGDISGDTESGEAILSETETETEAERDHEMKISPQDQLSLDTLLSDLKDLDADSVALQNNPAAPSATLSQPIPTPQQKESVFLRLSNRIKTLERNMSLSGQYLEELSKRYKKQVEEMQRTLERAIAAMSEESHRAEERETKKQGEITDLKEQVSTLTRSLNTLLSDRDSWRSKFSMIGQHLVLICVEIVIVLMVLSYCRRNGDLDEDVETSTESQVRRRKSVGGTNECVTTRKTKKRRPSEIASHVSGTYHELMIEDSAVSNDVRRKEKRRKRKRDSISKGSVVTVSNFPMIKPIRKENLNTIPGGTNLPSRRASSSDATKLPGKENFETDDVQQRPDSAPETSLGWFSEQIQPEKTSGSLVTGCTVSVTSTETPRSAQRVHDPHNHGIEGIIQSRSRFEIMKRKSNSQKDPEQKILLPGKPEGILKNRRIPAPAFMKTALESRSKRLSNKKNLLMEPTSQLKSDNWEWYSKNSGSRSSQEDRESSILSATVQDGDERMNGFLVNNGKYEDSDDLGSICRTPSSGSIKEKKTYGIKKMVKKLF from the exons ATGGCTAAAAAGAGTTCTTCCCCGTGTCCTATGAGGTGGGCCGAGGATTCTACAGGACAATTACTACATGCGGCGGTACTTTACCTCGGAGTCGTTGTCGTACTGTGGTGTTTTCCTGCCAGACTGAACAATCG CATTCCCGAAGCTGACCAGGCGGTGGTCCTCACATTGGTGGATACCGCAGCCGCCGAACTTCAGAGTTTAACCGAACCAAGGATATCGTTGGATAAATTGGGAAATAAATCAGTTGTCAGCAACCTGAGCCTCGCACTGAGCAACTCTGCGAGAGTATCGGAACCAACGGAGCTATCGTCACCGTCGGAACTTCTGACATCGACGAATTTGAAAGCAGATAAAAGCTTGGAAACATCGCAGAACCTGACCACGGATCGAGAAGAGCAACCGGTAGAACACGAAAACAAACTTACGGGTCAACAGACTGTCTCCGATGAGAACGACACTCTCGAAGTGGTGATCGTAAGGGCGGATCAAAGCAGCGGCAAGGGCGGGGAAGAAGAGGTGATAGTATCTGCTGAAGAATTACTAGGTACAGAAGACAGAATTGAGAACACCTCGGAGCTTCCGGAAAATGAGGCCAGGGTGAGACTGACTGAAGGCTCTGCAGAGGACGCAAGTGTTATGCTCGATGTTTTGGTTACCGCAACGGGGACGGATCCTCACGAAGATATACCATCGTTCAGCGAATGGGCACAGAAGAGACTCGAGGAAgccgagaagaaaaaaa cGCACCCTAACGCGTCTTCCCAAAATCCTGGAGGTCCTGGAGGACGAGGAATAGGAAGCACTAAAGTCAGATCCAAAAACTACGCGTCGCCGGATTGTGGAGCAAAAATCGTAGCAGTTAATCCAGAGGCAGGCAGTGCAAGCAGCGTTTTGAGTTCATCGAGGGATGAATACATGCTCAACACCTGCACATCTCGTGTATGGTTTGTAGTTGAGCTCTGTGAAGCTATACAGGCAGAGAAAATTGAGCTGGCTAACTTTGAACTGTTCAGTTCTTCACCCCGAGATTTTTCGGTGTTTGTTGGAGACCGTTTTCCGACCAGAGACTGGAGCGTGGTCGGTCAATTTGCAGCAAAAGATGAACGCGACATTCAAAGTTTTGCTCTTCATCCTCGACTCTTTGGGAAGTTCATTAAAGTCGAGCTCCACTCCCATTATGGCTCGGAGCACTTCTGCCCTGTTTCCCTCTTTCGAGCCTATGGTACCAGTGAGTTTGAAGTCCTAGAAACTGAGAACCAAATACAAGAGTCCCTCGGGGCTGAGGATGACGAAACtgaggaagaagaggagatGCTGGACATCAACACTGGAGATTCTCCACGAAATTTATTTGGCAGTGCGCGGGATGCGGTCTTAAGCATTGTGAAGAAGGCTGCCGAAGTCCTTGTCAAATCAGGAAATACAGTGAACAATAATACCCAGATTCGAGCTAGCATTGAAAACACCATACTTCAAAATTCGCTCGTTGCAGCATGCATGACGCCACGATACACCATCCTTTGTTCCAATTGCACAGAAACAATGTTCGCTAAAGTCTTCCAACTAGTCAGCTGCAATGATCAGTATCTTGATTTATTGCTGcacattaattttattaacaaAACTCTCCATCAGAGTGACATCTGCCATTTGCATGGCATCCGAATCAAGGAAGTAAAAGAATCTGATGATTTGAAGTCGACGAAAAATGAACCAGCAGCTAGATTCGTTACCTCCTTGTTTCCTCTTCAATATCCAGTTGCTCTATGCAATGTTCTTGCGGACAGAGAGAGCAGAGTTATCGTGAACACCAGCTACTATGTAACTGGCAACAATTCTGAGGGTGCTGCGGCTCTTGAAGATGCTTTAATTGTGCCACCACAAGGAATGCTCCCAAGCTGTGAAAGTTCGTCTTCTTCAGTAAGTCCGCAATCCAGCTTCTGTGTGTCGGATACTAGTTCTCCAGCCTGCAAAACAGCTGCTACATTTGAACAGCAGGGTCCTGGTATTGAATTCTCTACATCAGTGCCAAATGACGTTGCACCTACAACAGAAAACCTCGGTTCACTTATTAGGCCAACTAAAACTATTACTAAGGATGATGGATTAAAGAAGGAACCAGCCTCTTCTCCCTTACTTGAACCCAGCCAAAAAGCCATTGAAGAATCTGTAATTTTTGAACCTCCCATGACTGCTTCTATAGACCCTAATCATCAAGCTACTACTGCTGATAAG ATTTCTGAGGATCCTGGGATTCAAGGAACAGCATTTGCGACAGCCCCTCACATAACAGCTGCAACTTCAGTACCAGAAACGAACACTGAGTCTGGCGATATTTCGGGAGACACAGAATCTGGCGAAGCAATACTTTCAGAAACTGAAACAGAAACTGAGGCTGAGCGCGAtcatgaaatgaaaatatctccACAAGATCAACTCAGTCTGGATACGCTATTATCGGACCTAAAGGACCTCGACGCTGACTCAGTTGCTCTTCAAAACAACCCGGCAGCTCCAAGTGCAACACTATCTCAACCTATTCCAACACCGCAACAAAAGGAATCAGTCTTTTTGAGGTTGTCTAACAGGATAAAG ACCCTGGAGCGGAACATGTCGCTTAGTGGTCAATACCTCGAGGAACTTAGTAAAAGGTATAAGAAACAAGTAGAGGAGATGCAGCGCACATTGGAACGTGCAATTGCAGCGATGAGCGAAGAGTCACACCGTGCCGAGGAGCGAGAAACCAAAAAACAAGGAGAGATAACGGACTTGAAGGAACAAGTTTCAACTTTGACTAGATCTCTTAACACGCTTCTGAGTGATAGGGACAGTTGGCGGAGTAAATTCTCTATGATAGGCCAACACTTAGTCCTGATCTGTGTCGAAATTGTTATTGTTCTTATGGTGTTATCATATTGCCGGAGGAATGGAGACCTCGATGAGGACGTTGAGACGTCTACTGAATCCCAGGTAAGAAGGCGAAAAAGTGTTGGAGGAACTAATGAGTGCGTGACAAcaaggaaaacgaaaaaaagacgTCCAAGCGAGATCGCATCCCACGTATCCGGCACGTATCATGAGCTTATGATCGAAGATTCTGCTGTGTCAAACGACGTCAggaggaaggaaaaaaggcgaaaaagaaaacgggACTCTATCAGCAAAGGTTCAGTTGTAACCGTATCAAATTTTCCAATGATCAAACCCATCCGCAAGGAAAACCTCAACACTATACCTGGTGGTACCAATCTTCCTTCGAGACGCGCTTCATCTTCAGATGCGACGAAATTACCCGGAAAAGAGAATTTTGAGACTGATGATGTTCAGCAGCGGCCGGATTCTGCGCCAGAAACCAGTTTGGGTTGGTTCAGCGAACAAATACAGCCTGAAAAGACTTCCGGATCTTTAGTTACCGGTTGCACGGTTTCTGTTACATCCACGGAAACGCCGAGAAGCGCTCAGCGTGTTCATGATCCGCACAACCACGGAATCGAAGGTATTATACAATCCAGGTCTCGGTTTGAAATCATGAAGCGAAAAAGCAACAGCCAAAAGGATCCTGAGCAAAAGATACTACTACCAGGAAAGCCTGAAGGCATTCTAAAGAATCGGCGAATTCCTGCACCTGCCTTCATGAAGACTGCATTAGAGTCGAGAAGCAAAAGATTgtctaataaaaaaaacttgttaaTGGAACCCACATCGCAACTTAAATCAGATAATTGGGAATGGTACTCAAAGAATTCCGGCAGCAGATCTAGTCAAGAGGATAGAGAATCGTCGATACTATCGGCGACGGTCCAAGATGGGGATGAAAGGATGAATGGGTTCTTGGTGAACAATGGAAAATACGAAGACAGCGATGACTTGGGAAGCATATGCAGGACGCCCAGTTCTGGTTCaataaaggagaaaaaaacataCGGCATTaagaaaatggtaaaaaaacttttctga